DNA from Leptolyngbya iicbica LK:
AAGCGGAGTCAATGCAACTGCAGCGAGCAGTCGAGTCTGAGGCGTTTACGCTGATTCAAGCGGCGGGGTTAACGCGACAGGACTACTTTCAACTATTGGGGCTAGCGAATACCGATCCCGAGTTTCGCGATCGCGTTCTGGCTCAATTAGAAGAAAGTGCGACTTAGGTGTTGGGTTCAAACTGTGCGCAGCCGTTAACTTAATGGCCCATTCGCGAACACGGCGATTAACCACTGCTCCCTAACTAACCGAGATTGACATCTACCTAAATTCTGTCTGCGATACCTATGACGACTACCTGGCGACCCGCTGACCCGAAACCCTCTTCCACTGCTCAGTCGATGCCTGATCAGCAGTATGGCGATCGCGCCATTGCCCAAGCCGCCTTTGAGCCGTTGGAAAAATGGGCGAATCAAACCGACAATGCCTACACCATCCACTTAGAGCATCCTGAATTTACGGCACTGTGCCCCCGCTCTGGGTATCCCGACTTTGGTACCATTGTGGTGGATTATCAGCCTGGGGATTGGGTCGTCGAACTCAAA
Protein-coding regions in this window:
- the queF gene encoding preQ(1) synthase — its product is MTTTWRPADPKPSSTAQSMPDQQYGDRAIAQAAFEPLEKWANQTDNAYTIHLEHPEFTALCPRSGYPDFGTIVVDYQPGDWVVELKAFKLYINSFRDQRISHEMVTNAIADRLWQELAPVGLRVIGDFTRRGGVKTVITVAKGDGSLFTPYTPNLL